From the genome of Bombus vancouverensis nearcticus chromosome 4, iyBomVanc1_principal, whole genome shotgun sequence:
TTATGTCGGGCAGCATTACATTATTACCTGTACTGCACTTTATATATCATAAGATCATCATTGACATTTTCATGTGCAACATATGATCATTTTTACTGCTTATACtacaatgttttatattttcaaaataaactAATTAAGaacacaaatttgaaaaatttaaatttaaaatactgACATTTTAAGTCATTACAGCTACATTATTGCATGATAAaacttatttaataataaatactcGAAAATGACAAAGGAATGTTCTTGACAAAATAAAactagaaaattataaaaagtgATATACCATTATAACGTCGATATAAAGTTAAAACATACTGTTTGTTATCTATCTAATTGCAGTATTTAGTATCTCGTCTTTGATTTGCTAAAATAAGTACCTCCATACTCTTGTAAATATGATCATTGACATTCTTCGCAATCAAAATGCATCTTTTATGTTCTGAAATTGTCTTACCGCTAGATCAACTGGTAGttcaaatttataatttgtaagaCGATCAAGAGTGTGAAATGCATCTTGAAAACCTGTTTGTAACAATAATATGTGAGTATTGTAACAAGATATATTGCAATTAAAATCTATGCTGTTAAAATCAATATTGCTTctatatgaatattttaattaccTGTTTTTACAACATAACTCCACGAGGTATAATGATTTTCAAGAAGATATTGACATTGCAAAATAAGTTTTAACCAAACGACAAGTTTGTTAGCACTATAATAAGAGAAACACAAATCTTAAATGCTTGTTCGTCGCAAGATGATTTGTAGCAACATTTACTCACTTAAGGGATGCACATATAAATGCCTTAAAATGAGAATCGTAACTCCTTTTGTATGGATTATGTGATGCAATGATATTCCCAATTGTTGTTAATAAACTctgaaaattttttaatattcttaaagGAACAAATTCGATTAAAAATGAGAGAAAATATTAGCAAATGTAAAATAGCTACCTGTTTAGAAGAAACAACTCTTCCACCTGCTAAATCAAGATTAAAACTTTGGGATAATTTTTGTGCCGGACTGGAATTGTAACGATGGCcgtttttaatttcataatacTTCAATACTAATTCCCATGCATGCATTAAATTAGAAGCAGAAGAGTTTCTTTGGGGAAAACATCCCACAAATGGTACTACACTGTTAGATCGTGCATCAGACATTAAACCGTGTTGTATTAAATCACGTATGGAAGTTGCTAGATGCTTCCTTACAGCGGATGTTACTCTGGCATTGCAATGTGACATAGAATCTGAATCCGAGGCGTAATCGTTTTCATTAGCGATATCGTCATCTTCCGGGTGACGTTCAGTTTCGGCAATTGTCTCTATAACATGTTCAACTGCAAAATCTAATCTTGTTCTTAAATCGCGCCAATTATGTACAGAACTTTTCTTAAAATTTCTTCGAACTCTTTCACTACCACATCCTAATTGAGACACTATAAACATATGCAACAGGGCTACAACTTTCTTAACAGTATTCAGAGTCTTTGTTCTACTTTCCTCCTCTGTTTTTCTGTTAAACGATTTTTTAGCATATGAAGTAGAACCAGCAGAACCACTGGTATGTACTGGACATGCACAGGTGCAAGCTAAAGTTTCTGTATTGACTTCTCCTTGAAGATAATTTATAAAACGCTCTAAATCCGCAATTTGTGTTTTTAATTGAGATACTAATTGCTCCTTCATTTTCAAAGGGCTGACAatctgtaaattattttttaacctATTTAATTTTAACTCATCTATCATTATTTCCTTAGTAATTTatcttatatgaaataatttacCTGACTTATAGCATAATCTACTTGCCATCTTAAGTCATCAACTGGTAATTTACAAAGATCATCAACATTGAAATTTAACTTTTCTTTTAGATGGTCTGAAAAAATAATGAGATCAACCTAAATTTCAATCAAATAGATGTTTATCTTAATAGTAATCTTTGAAACTTACTGATTATAATACTCTGCCTCTCTAATATCATACTTTGTGGTAAATCTGCATTACCAGTTTCATAAGCATATTTTTCTAAGTCTTCTAACTGAGATTTTAGTTGACATATTAATTCTTTTTGTTTTGTTCTTTGTAATGCCATTTTAGATTCAACATCAACATCATTTATTACACCAGATAtctgttaaatattatatactaaAGTAACTTACTATCTCTTCTTTTTGTAATtatcatattatacatatatcaatattCAGGAATTAAATAAGGATTAAAACATATGGCACGagattaataaatttatgtaCTCTATGAATAgcttacatataatgatatttattttctaataaataatatttaagattaataatgaAAGCGTATCACAGATTTATAAGCATGTTTATTTACAAACAAAGTGAATACAAACACagataaaatacataaaaaatataaaaatagaggaaagaaataaatacaagaaaaaaataaaaaagataatacaaattaaaagaataaataaattgcaGGTACATTAGATTTTTATGTAGCTTACGCTTTGCTTGCAGGACATTGGAGAAGTTGGTGTGATTGATCTACTATCAAGTGATAAGTTATTTGGAACATCTGGTATTCCTCTAAAAGCAAACTCTTCTAACTCTTTGAGCaacgtttctttttcatttgcAGGTGCATCCACAATTTGTCTTAAACGAAATTGAACCTGTGGTAGTCACAGATAGAtagatattaaagatattagaTGTTTATACTTTTTTATGTGAAACAAATTCATGAATTGTATGAACTGTATTTTTAAACCCATTTAATACCTGAGCAAAGTGTGTAGTCAATGCTATAAGAGATGAATTTAACATCTCCTGTTCTTCCTCAAGCACTTTTAGCCTCTCCATGTCGTATGATAAGCtattagaatatattaaaaaatgtttataaaatgaaatattttgctatttaGAAAGCACTACTATCAACAGCACTTCTGTTGTATCCATCAAAGATTAAGTACTCACTTCTCCATGTTATCAACATATTTATATTCATCGGCAAAGTCATTATCACCATCATTTGCTCCAACAGGCGCCCATCTCTCGCCTGATGGCCTATCACTTTCATCTGAATTTTCGATATCTTCATTCTCGCTACCCTTATATTCGCTAGAActcattttcttcttgtttacgATTCCGATTTCTTTCGAAAATCCTACCTTGCATTCGTAAATTTCTTTATGCCGATTATAGCTAATACGAATGAACGTGTTGTTATGTGATgactttttttctttatttgtacatattaaaaatttgatttttcttGTAACACATCAGAACGTATTGCATCTTCATCACGTTTAATCCATTAATTAACTTCTGCGCACGTGTACGAGTAGAAACGTCACTTGTCGCTGTCGATTTTGCGCCTGCTAAGGTGCATCCTCATGTTTAGTACTCGTTCATTTTACGAGAAATACATCGCGTTACAATTAATTCGTGTCATACtgcgaataatatttaataatgatttGTCACATCGAGTATGCGGTTTTCATCAAGCAACACGTTTATACcaatatatttttatgcaaTCTTCATTTCCTATGTTAGTCATGTAAAAATCTACTAACTATGGTGCAGCAATATAGTAGATTAAACGTCGGGACATTATGAACTGTTATGAACATACCATTAGTTTCACCGAAGGTTTTTCAATAAATGATAAACTGGTATGCGTAAGCTTATTTGACTCTTACAAATGTGTCAAATTATTGTACCTTCGAGAGGACGGTCTTTGTTGATTTATTGCATCGTGATTTGTTACTATTCTATTGACTTTATAAAAGAATAGAATATGTAGCAAATAAACAGTGAGATATATTCATGAAAGAAATCCTTAAAGAGAAGTATCGAATAACCTACATCTCTTGACATCTAACTAGTGTTGATCAGCGTATCGTTACGTTTTGTGAATTATTCTCATCAGCTTGAGAAGAGAATTTACCGACAAGTGCATCGCGTATCGTAGTATCCGCGATGATGCGGCAAGAAATAACTTTGACGAAGCCGGCACGTAAAAAACCGAACATTGATGCATCGATAGCTGAATGATTTTCAAAAATACCAtagaacaagaatttttagCGAGTCCTTGTTTTGTTCTCGGATCTATCCTTTACCATAAATACATCGATGATCTTTTAAAGAATCGTACTTGAAGTGTTATAGGTAATAGAAAATAGGAATCTTTTGATATTTTATGAATCTCCttgattattattaaaaaatattacatacttttaataaaaattgcataTTTCAAGAAAACATTTGTTTATAGGCATACATGAAATGGGTAGTGCTTGGTGGCAGTGTGCTGCATGTTTGAGAACACAAGAAGAAGATATCTGCGAGTTGCATTTGAATAATTGTAATCTTTATGATGTACCACCTGACGTGTTCATTTATGAAAGGACATTAGAGAAATTGTATCTTGATGCCAATAgggtaaatataaatatcaattGATTTCTCACGTTGATCTAAGCTTTTTAGATTTAAGGATATTCTTCTATATTTTGTTACAGATAAAGGATCTTCCAAGGCCACTGTTTCAGTGCCATGAATTACGAGTACTTTCTCTCAGTGATAATGAAGTCACAACATTACCACCCGCCATAGCATCATTAATTaacttggaatatttagacCTCAGTAAAAATAGTATGTGTATAAGAGTACTATGTATTCTTGGATTTTGCTTATGttcaatgtatttataattattatatttattttttttaggTATTAAAGAGCTACCAGATAGTATAAAAGAGTGTAAAAATCTTCGTTCTATAGATATCAGTGTTAATCCATTTGAACGTTTCCCTGATGCTATTACACATATTGTTGGATTAAGAGAATTGTATATAAATGATgcatatatagaatatttaccAGCAAATTTTGGAAGACTTTCAGCTTTGAAAACATTAGAACTTAGGGAAAATAACTTGATGACATTACCAAAGAGTATGAGCCGTTTAATAAATTTGCAAAGACTTGATATTGGTAATAATGATTTCACTGAATTGGTATGTTTATATTTGCCATGATTACTATTTATTAGCCAAcatatattaatgttaattttattcttttagcCTGAAGTTGTTGGGGATCTTATCAATCTCACTGAATTGTGGATAGATGGTAATGATATTAGACGTGTACCACTCAACATTAATCAGCTTTACCGTTTAAATCATTTTGACTGTACAATGAATGCAAttcatattataccatcagaaGTAGAAGGATGGAGAGATATTTCGATTATGCATCTTTCATCAAATGAAATTTATCAGTTACCAGATTCCCTTTGTTATCTACGTACAATTGTGACTCTTAAAGTTGATGACAATCAATTGAATGCACTGCCAAATGACATTGGACAAATGTCAAGCTTAGAGGAGCTTATAGTTACTAAGAACTTCCTTGAATATTTGCCATCATCAATAGGACTTTTGCGAAAATTACATTGTTTAAATGTAGACAATAATTACTTGAGGTGCCTTCCACCAGAGATTGGAAGTTGCACAGCATTATCATTGCTATCATTGAGGTCGAACAATCTAACTCGAGTTCCACCTGAATTGGGACATCTATCCTCTTTAAAAGTACTCAATCTTGTAAACAATTGCATCAAATTTTTGCCTGTTTCTATGTTGAATTTGAGTAATTTGAAAGCATTATGGCTGAGCGACAATCAAAGTCAACCATTAGTGCCATTGCAGCAGGAATTCAATTGTGAAGAGGACATGATGGTGTTAAGTTGCTTTATGCTTCCACAAAAACCGCGGCAAGAACTTGAACGTAAGTATTTATGTTTGTTTAATAATATATGCACatctaataaaatttcgacTATTGTATAGTAGTAcataattgtaatttttaaaataatatctatACAATGCGGTACATTATTGCTGCTAGTGGATAATgaggaagaagatgaagaatGAAATGGTAAAGTACTTGCGAATAAATCCACTAGTATATGTTAATATTGTTTTCATTTAAACATATTTTGTAAGTTTTAGcataattaaatgtataattataattctGTGTCTTTTGCATACAGAAGTAACACCAGCTGTAGGATTAATTTCAAGTTCGATTGTTGGTACTGGAAAAAGAATATGTTTTGCTGCTGAGGTAGAATCTGAAATCCCTAGACAACTTCATCGAGCACCGACTCCCTACCCTAAAGAGCTGCGCAACCTTGCTAGGCATGCCCGAAATTTGCATCATCAATCAGCGCATGATCAAAGAGTAAGTAAGATTAGAGACACGCTTATCCTTTGCTCTATTTCCAttcatcattttttttattaatttgacaataaaaattttaaatcaaTATGATATAGAAGTAGCACTGAAGAAAGTAGAATCTTCAAATACTATCAAtgtttttattatatctttttgTATGCATTTTTGCATAATCAATATCTGAATTACAAGAAAATTGGCAATTGAAACTTGCAGATGCATTTAGAACAGGAGACTATGATCAAAGAAGCTATTATTGCTACAACTACTCTGGACCTTACCTCAAAATCTGGGACCTGTCTTTCACAAAGTTTATTTAATAAGGTATTCATTAGAGAATTATGAAAGAAAGACAATTTATATGACTCCAGAGTATTTATTAGTGATAttcataatataaaaaattaaaatatataataaaaaacaagtGAAATTGTGAAATCAAATgacaaaaaatataatttcaatttgaaCAAGAGTTAAACTGGTATAAAGTGGGATTGGATAAGGACAATATTAAGTCTTCCGTGGGTAAAAAATTAAATCAACTAATTCAAGATTTTTTGTGTAGGATTCACACTCATCGTTATCACCAATTGAACATTATACATCAAAGGCATGCAAGAATAATAGTTCTATGGATATTGGAACAGAGCAATCTGTTTCAGAAGAATCTTCCGATGAAGCAAACAAGACCGTACTTGCAAAAGAAAAAAGTCCGGATATCCGAGAAGCAAAATATATTCGCAATCCCACGTCTGAGTATCTTTCTAAAACTCCAACAGTAGCAGATTATGTAAATTCTACTTGGAAACCGGATGAGTACTCGAAGGCAAACACAGCAAAAATTGTTGAATCAGACAAATTTATTGAACCCTATAAGACTATGCCTATTGCCGCGAACAACAAAAATACCGATCATGTTCAAGTGTCGAAAGTAAATGAAGTTCCACCCGTCCCGCCACCGTACCATATTGCAGCCGCATTTTCAAAAAAGGCGGCACTTTTTCAGCAATTGAATCAATGTAAGTCATTTCTTGTAATCATTTCTAAAATGataatacacacacacacaaaatacGAATTTTATATTCTGTCACATTATAGCAGCTCCATTAGACTCGTCAACGATGGCTCCTCCACCAATTGATATGAACATATCAAATTCGAAAATATCGCAGGGAATGGAAATACAAAATTATGATGGAGAACCATTTAAAGTTGAAGAGCATTTATACAATGACAAATTTGTGTTGAATAATACAGATATGACAAACACCTCAAGTAACGATGGAAATATAAACTCTTTTAGTGGCACCGATCAACACACGTTAACGGATTCGATCGATCCAGCAGCACAGTCATTAGAAGGAGATCGATCGTTAAAACCAAGTAGAATTCCTATTTTAAAGACGAAACATTTGGAAAGTACGAATTCTATTTCAAATAGCGATCTATCGAACAAATGTACAAATTCTTCTGTTGAAGACTATGAAGCTTCAAAGATATTGAACGCATCGTGTATACCAACATCTCCTATAACTGGGAAAAAATATCGAAGTCCGCTATCTATGCAACCTAAAGTTTCGGATCGACCAAAAAAGATAATAAACGGATctgtttcaaataataatacttccTGTGATAATTTATCCATAAATGCAATAAACTCGAGTCCAGTTACAAATTCAAATATGGAAggaatttcaaaaacttcatcTATCGAAACGACGAATACGAACAGTTCGATCaacataaaaaatgaaactagcTCTGGTCGAAGTACTCCAATTCTagcgaataataaatttttaaatgagGTGACCAATTCTAACATTGATAATTATAAAGTTGCTGGACTGAATGAGTCATTACATTCAGAAAGAAAACCAAGATTTAAATGGATGTTTGGGCCGCACAAAAATGCTAACGTAGTATGTTtcattcttttcctctttttttttttttttgaacataatgtctttatgtatattttacaattCATAATTATTGCCTTTACAGTTGCCTGTTCAAGTGAAAAAAAATCCAGGTCTTGGTTTCAGCATTGCTGGTGGAGTGGCAGGCGCAGAAACcgtaaatattcaaaatttaaaacATACGCGATAAgattttctatcttttaatCATCAGTTTTACTTATCCTAGGGAATAATTGTGACTAAAGTGAATCCAGATGGTCCAGCACAAGGTACCCTTCGACCAGGAGATAAGATCTTAGAAGTCGATGGTATAGATTTCACTAAATCTGATCATAACAATGCTGTCGCTGTCCTTCGAGCAACCGGAGCAGTAGTATCTATGATGATTAGTCGTCATCAATGACATCCAGTTAGAAAACGCAATGatatcttctttttattttctgtaaCTAGTGATCAGTTTATACACATCAAACTGAATACACTTCACGTAAGTTTTTTTAgtgtatatatttctttaactaATATTAGTATATACCAATATACTTATAAATACACAAAAGAAATGGAAGTTCCATTTTGTTTCTCCTGAACGCTTGTTTTCATGGTAGTAGATCATATTCCCTTTGATACTGTCAAGCAATTGAATGACTGAAACAGCGTTACCAAAGGTGGGAGTGATGGTATTTATTTGAGGAAAATATTTCTGGCTTCCAGTGGTTACAACTTATGAACTAAGCTTTTtaaaaacagaaataattttGAGGAAGAATTCTATTCTTAGGTTATACCATAGATTAGAAACGCGTTCTCTTGCACAATTTAGGACGAGGAAAAGAATTTGAAATGTGATGTATAAAAAAactatttttaagaaaaattcctTCATGGGCCAATCCACAGCTTACTCATATTATTTGGTTATATAAGTAGGTAAAATAGGAACTATTTAGTGAACAATCATAAGATGATAAGTTTCTTCCCGAATTTCTATCTCCAAAAGAATGCATATATTTGTGTTGTTTTATGACGTTGATTATATTTGTGTCAACTCACTTGTTCTCTTTGCAGAGAGCTGACAATGTGCCAGAAACAAAATACTATTTATTActcatatatatttaaaaaaatattatatgaaaatgaatatatattatgcatatatattatatacaaacatTATCTCTGTCAACTAGGCGAGATTCTTACAGACACTTCTTTTGTGAGATATCATGTGAagtacatattttgtatatgtAGAAAAATGGTTTTTCTACAAATTTATCCTAATGCATAGACTTTAAAAGCAAAAAGAGTTCCATAATTAACTTGCTTGTACTATTTACAGttcgtatttaaaaaatgatacacttcaatttcatttgaaaaacATATCTGTGAGAATCTTATTAAtgtaaagaaaaaaggaatgtTCTTCTATGTGCCGTAATTTTATTGGTTATGTTTTTAATAGTTTTGTTA
Proteins encoded in this window:
- the Lap1 gene encoding leucine rich repeat containing protein 7 lap1 isoform X1; the protein is MGSAWWQCAACLRTQEEDICELHLNNCNLYDVPPDVFIYERTLEKLYLDANRIKDLPRPLFQCHELRVLSLSDNEVTTLPPAIASLINLEYLDLSKNSIKELPDSIKECKNLRSIDISVNPFERFPDAITHIVGLRELYINDAYIEYLPANFGRLSALKTLELRENNLMTLPKSMSRLINLQRLDIGNNDFTELPEVVGDLINLTELWIDGNDIRRVPLNINQLYRLNHFDCTMNAIHIIPSEVEGWRDISIMHLSSNEIYQLPDSLCYLRTIVTLKVDDNQLNALPNDIGQMSSLEELIVTKNFLEYLPSSIGLLRKLHCLNVDNNYLRCLPPEIGSCTALSLLSLRSNNLTRVPPELGHLSSLKVLNLVNNCIKFLPVSMLNLSNLKALWLSDNQSQPLVPLQQEFNCEEDMMVLSCFMLPQKPRQELEQVTPAVGLISSSIVGTGKRICFAAEVESEIPRQLHRAPTPYPKELRNLARHARNLHHQSAHDQRMHLEQETMIKEAIIATTTLDLTSKSGTCLSQSLFNKDSHSSLSPIEHYTSKACKNNSSMDIGTEQSVSEESSDEANKTVLAKEKSPDIREAKYIRNPTSEYLSKTPTVADYVNSTWKPDEYSKANTAKIVESDKFIEPYKTMPIAANNKNTDHVQVSKVNEVPPVPPPYHIAAAFSKKAALFQQLNQSAPLDSSTMAPPPIDMNISNSKISQGMEIQNYDGEPFKVEEHLYNDKFVLNNTDMTNTSSNDGNINSFSGTDQHTLTDSIDPAAQSLEGDRSLKPSRIPILKTKHLESTNSISNSDLSNKCTNSSVEDYEASKILNASCIPTSPITGKKYRSPLSMQPKVSDRPKKIINGSVSNNNTSCDNLSINAINSSPVTNSNMEGISKTSSIETTNTNSSINIKNETSSGRSTPILANNKFLNEVTNSNIDNYKVAGLNESLHSERKPRFKWMFGPHKNANVLPVQVKKNPGLGFSIAGGVAGAETGIIVTKVNPDGPAQGTLRPGDKILEVDGIDFTKSDHNNAVAVLRATGAVVSMMISRHQ